A single region of the Chryseobacterium sp. 6424 genome encodes:
- the nuoF gene encoding NADH-quinone oxidoreductase subunit NuoF, producing the protein MSKKLLLKDAHIEGIRFFDVYRKQGGYEAAEKALKMTPDAIVEEVKTSGLRGRGGAGFPTGMKWSFLAKPEGIPRYLVVNADESEPGTFKDRYLMEFIPHLLIEGMLISSFALGANTAYIYIRGEYSWIPDILEQAIDEAKTAGFLGKNILGTGYDLEIYVHRGAGAYICGEETALLESLEGKRGNPRLKPPFPAVKGLWESPTVVNNVETIAAVVPIIDITGAEYAKIGVGRSTGTKLISACGNINKPGVYEIDMTITVEEFIYSDEYCGGIPNGKRLKACIPGGSSVPVVPANLLLKTINGEPRYMNYESLADGGFATGTMMGSGGFIVLDEDQCIVKHTMTLAHFYAHESCGQCTPCREGTPWMYRILKKIENGEGTMADIDLLWDIQRKIEGNTICPLGDAAAWPVAAAIRHFRDEFEWHINNPEALTRNYGLAHYADPIPVPAN; encoded by the coding sequence ATGAGTAAAAAACTTTTACTTAAAGACGCACATATCGAAGGCATACGTTTTTTCGACGTATACCGGAAGCAGGGTGGCTACGAAGCGGCAGAAAAAGCGCTAAAAATGACTCCCGATGCCATCGTGGAAGAAGTGAAAACCTCTGGCCTCAGAGGTCGTGGTGGCGCAGGATTTCCTACCGGGATGAAATGGAGCTTCCTCGCAAAGCCAGAAGGCATCCCACGGTATCTGGTAGTAAATGCCGATGAATCCGAGCCAGGTACTTTCAAAGACCGCTATCTGATGGAGTTTATTCCACATCTGCTGATTGAGGGGATGCTGATCTCTTCATTCGCGCTAGGTGCAAACACCGCTTACATCTACATCCGTGGTGAATACTCCTGGATACCGGACATTCTTGAACAGGCGATTGATGAAGCCAAAACAGCCGGTTTCCTAGGTAAAAACATTCTAGGAACAGGCTATGACCTTGAAATATACGTGCACCGCGGAGCTGGCGCCTATATCTGTGGTGAAGAAACCGCTTTGTTAGAGTCACTCGAAGGTAAACGTGGTAATCCGAGACTGAAACCGCCGTTCCCGGCTGTGAAAGGTCTTTGGGAATCCCCAACGGTGGTGAACAACGTGGAAACCATTGCCGCAGTTGTTCCTATCATCGATATCACTGGTGCCGAATATGCGAAGATTGGTGTAGGACGCTCGACAGGTACAAAATTAATCTCTGCTTGCGGAAACATCAACAAACCTGGCGTGTATGAGATTGACATGACCATCACGGTAGAAGAATTCATTTATTCAGATGAATATTGCGGAGGCATACCAAACGGCAAAAGATTGAAAGCCTGTATCCCTGGCGGAAGCTCGGTACCCGTTGTGCCAGCGAATCTGCTGTTGAAAACCATCAATGGCGAACCCAGATACATGAACTACGAATCATTGGCTGACGGTGGTTTTGCAACCGGTACCATGATGGGTTCCGGTGGCTTTATTGTTTTGGATGAAGACCAGTGTATCGTAAAACATACCATGACACTTGCGCACTTCTACGCACATGAAAGTTGTGGACAATGTACACCATGCCGCGAAGGCACACCGTGGATGTACAGAATTCTTAAAAAAATTGAAAACGGTGAAGGAACAATGGCAGATATTGATCTGCTTTGGGATATCCAGCGAAAGATTGAAGGGAACACCATCTGTCCGCTTGGCGATGCAGCCGCGTGGCCTGTTGCAGCAGCAATCAGACATTTCCGGGATGAATTCGAGTGGCACATCAACAATCCGGAAGCTTTGACCCGAAACTACGGCCTGGCACATTACGCAGACCCTATACCTGTACCGGCAAACTAA
- a CDS encoding 2Fe-2S iron-sulfur cluster-binding protein — translation MSEETKKFKITIDGQTTEVLPGTSILEAARQIGGRSVPPAMCYYKPLENSGGRCRTCLVEVSKGSEADPRPMPKLVASCRTGVMDGMEVKNLTSEKTQEARHAVTEFLLINHPLDCPVCDQAGECHLQDLGYEHGLERTRTEFDRRTFDSEDIGPYIKLHMNRCILCARCVLTANQLTEEREHGILFRGEKAEISTYLNKALDNDFIGNVIDVCPVGALTDRTARFAQRVWFTKPVNASCSCEKCSGKVVLWMKGEEIIRVTARKDQYDEVEEWICNECRFERKDLKYWSIEGPRNIDRHSVISLNHYEKPKNMINLLNNADAKEISVKDENK, via the coding sequence ATGAGCGAAGAAACTAAAAAATTTAAAATTACCATCGACGGGCAAACCACCGAAGTATTGCCGGGCACTTCTATCCTTGAAGCCGCCCGCCAGATCGGCGGCCGCTCTGTACCACCCGCGATGTGCTACTATAAACCACTTGAAAACAGCGGAGGCCGATGCCGCACCTGTCTGGTAGAAGTATCAAAGGGATCTGAAGCAGATCCCCGACCTATGCCTAAACTTGTGGCAAGTTGCCGAACCGGTGTAATGGACGGGATGGAAGTAAAAAACCTTACCTCCGAAAAAACACAGGAGGCACGCCATGCAGTTACCGAGTTTTTACTCATCAATCACCCATTGGATTGCCCTGTGTGTGACCAGGCTGGGGAATGCCACCTACAAGATTTGGGTTACGAACACGGTTTAGAGCGTACCCGTACCGAATTCGACCGCAGAACGTTCGATTCTGAAGACATCGGGCCTTATATAAAATTACACATGAACCGCTGCATCCTGTGTGCACGATGTGTACTTACCGCAAATCAACTTACCGAGGAGCGCGAGCACGGAATCCTTTTCCGTGGTGAAAAAGCAGAAATCTCTACTTATCTGAACAAAGCCCTGGATAATGATTTCATAGGAAATGTGATTGATGTTTGCCCTGTTGGCGCCTTGACTGACAGAACTGCACGATTCGCACAGCGTGTATGGTTTACCAAACCTGTAAATGCGTCTTGCAGCTGCGAAAAATGTTCCGGTAAAGTGGTATTGTGGATGAAAGGAGAAGAGATCATCCGTGTAACTGCCAGAAAGGACCAGTACGATGAAGTAGAGGAATGGATCTGTAACGAATGCCGGTTTGAGCGCAAAGACCTTAAATATTGGTCTATCGAAGGGCCAAGAAACATCGACCGTCATTCGGTGATCTCACTCAACCATTACGAAAAGCCTAAGAACATGATTAATTTGCTGAACAATGCAGACGCAAAGGAAATCAGTGTAAAAGACGAAAATAAATAA
- the nuoH gene encoding NADH-quinone oxidoreductase subunit NuoH encodes MDLITFKIILVVSLFALSMGVAAYSTWGERKVAAALQDRIGPNRAGPFGILQPLADGGKLFFKEGFIPQNADRFLFYLGPAITMFVSLITGAVIPWGKSLNIGGTSFDIQVANIDIGVLYLIGMVSIGVYGMMIGGWASNNKYSLIGAIRASSQMISYELAMGLSLLSIILMAGSLDLYAITSSQGEGKIWGLIPIDGMNWNIFYQPLAFIIFLVAALAETNRHPFDLPECESELVNGYMTEYSSMNFGQYMFGEYVNMFISNALIATLFFGGFNYPGINWVSENWGENTAGILSILAMLFKVIIGILIFMWIRWTIPRFRYDQLMHLGWKSLIPLALLNLIVTAAVIIFFAQ; translated from the coding sequence ATGGATTTAATTACCTTTAAGATCATTTTGGTGGTTTCACTTTTCGCACTCTCCATGGGAGTTGCCGCCTACTCTACTTGGGGCGAAAGAAAAGTGGCAGCCGCACTTCAGGACAGGATCGGACCAAACCGTGCAGGGCCATTCGGTATCTTGCAACCATTGGCTGATGGCGGAAAACTGTTCTTTAAAGAGGGTTTTATTCCTCAGAATGCCGACCGTTTTCTATTCTACCTCGGGCCGGCGATTACGATGTTTGTTTCACTTATTACCGGCGCGGTAATCCCATGGGGTAAAAGTCTGAATATCGGCGGGACTTCGTTTGATATTCAGGTAGCCAATATTGATATTGGTGTACTGTATCTTATCGGGATGGTATCCATCGGTGTTTACGGAATGATGATTGGTGGCTGGGCTTCCAACAACAAGTATTCATTAATCGGCGCGATCCGTGCTTCTTCGCAGATGATTTCTTATGAACTGGCGATGGGACTTTCACTGTTATCCATCATTCTGATGGCGGGCAGTTTAGACCTTTACGCGATTACATCTTCCCAAGGGGAAGGCAAAATCTGGGGTTTGATACCAATCGATGGCATGAACTGGAACATCTTCTATCAACCATTGGCTTTTATCATTTTCCTTGTAGCGGCACTTGCGGAAACCAACCGTCACCCATTCGATTTGCCCGAATGTGAATCGGAGCTTGTAAATGGTTATATGACAGAATATTCATCCATGAACTTCGGGCAATATATGTTTGGGGAATATGTGAACATGTTTATTTCTAACGCTTTAATCGCTACGCTGTTCTTCGGTGGCTTCAATTATCCAGGTATCAACTGGGTATCTGAAAACTGGGGCGAAAATACCGCGGGTATCCTGAGTATTCTGGCGATGCTGTTTAAAGTGATCATTGGAATCCTGATCTTTATGTGGATCCGATGGACGATCCCGAGATTCCGTTACGACCAGTTGATGCATTTAGGATGGAAAAGTTTGATCCCGCTTGCCCTGCTGAACTTAATTGTAACTGCCGCGGTCATCATCTTTTTTGCACAATAA
- a CDS encoding NuoI/complex I 23 kDa subunit family protein, whose translation MKLTNRSKVVSNKEMTFMEKIYLPGIIKGMGITLKHALQGSKGKVYSYPEVQKPRAKVWRGLHVLKRDEEGRERCTACGLCAVVCPAEAITMTAAERTKEEKHLYREEKYASVYEINMLRCIFCGLCEEACPKSAVYLTDRLVDVELNRGSFVYGKDKLVEKINARIDVSDRQSERQKKAVK comes from the coding sequence ATGAAACTTACCAACCGATCTAAAGTAGTCTCGAACAAAGAGATGACTTTTATGGAAAAAATATACCTCCCAGGAATTATAAAAGGGATGGGCATTACGCTGAAACATGCCTTGCAAGGCTCTAAAGGAAAAGTGTATTCTTATCCTGAAGTACAAAAGCCACGCGCTAAGGTATGGCGCGGCCTGCATGTACTGAAACGTGATGAGGAAGGTCGCGAGCGTTGTACGGCCTGCGGACTTTGTGCCGTGGTATGTCCTGCTGAAGCCATTACGATGACTGCTGCAGAACGTACGAAAGAGGAAAAGCACCTTTATCGCGAAGAAAAATACGCTTCTGTATATGAAATTAATATGCTGCGCTGTATTTTCTGTGGTCTTTGTGAAGAAGCTTGCCCGAAATCTGCGGTTTACCTTACCGATCGTTTGGTAGATGTGGAACTGAACCGTGGCAGCTTTGTGTACGGCAAAGATAAACTTGTGGAAAAAATCAACGCGCGGATTGATGTATCAGACCGCCAAAGCGAAAGACAAAAAAAAGCAGTTAAATAG
- a CDS encoding NADH-quinone oxidoreductase subunit J → MEQIIFFLVALLAVASAFYFVFARNPLYAILSLIVTFFSIAAMYILLNAQFLGIVQIIVYAGAIMVLFLYILMMLNLNKADESKKQNISKFIGVFAAGILLIGILGAFKGLNATTYGADAHTSVGLTKDLGRLLFNEYVLPFELASILILAGIVGSVLIGKKDL, encoded by the coding sequence ATGGAACAGATTATATTTTTCCTTGTAGCATTGTTGGCTGTTGCCAGCGCATTCTATTTTGTTTTCGCACGTAATCCGCTGTATGCTATTTTATCGTTAATCGTTACGTTTTTCTCGATTGCGGCCATGTATATTCTGCTGAACGCCCAGTTCCTCGGGATTGTACAGATTATCGTGTATGCCGGTGCCATCATGGTGCTCTTCCTTTACATCCTGATGATGCTGAACCTGAATAAAGCTGACGAAAGCAAAAAGCAAAACATCAGCAAGTTTATCGGTGTATTTGCGGCGGGGATTCTCCTAATCGGGATTTTAGGGGCTTTCAAAGGTCTTAACGCCACTACATATGGTGCAGATGCGCATACATCTGTAGGTTTAACCAAAGATCTGGGTCGTTTGTTATTCAACGAATATGTGTTGCCGTTTGAACTGGCCTCTATCCTCATTCTGGCAGGTATCGTAGGCTCTGTTCTTATCGGTAAAAAAGATCTGTAA
- the nuoK gene encoding NADH-quinone oxidoreductase subunit NuoK, which produces MGEVNSFIQAVPLEYFIILSALLFCLGVLGVLIRKNAIIILGCVELMLNSVNLMLAAFSSYKGDGNGQILVFFIMVVAAAEVAIGLAIIAMMYRNTKSVDISIFNKLRG; this is translated from the coding sequence ATGGGAGAAGTAAATTCATTTATACAGGCTGTGCCGCTGGAGTATTTTATAATTCTCAGCGCACTACTTTTCTGCCTGGGCGTTTTGGGCGTGTTAATCCGCAAGAACGCAATCATCATTCTGGGTTGTGTGGAACTGATGCTGAACTCTGTCAACCTGATGCTGGCCGCATTCTCCAGCTATAAAGGAGATGGTAACGGGCAGATCCTCGTGTTTTTCATTATGGTAGTGGCGGCTGCCGAAGTGGCCATTGGCCTGGCCATTATCGCTATGATGTACCGCAACACCAAATCTGTGGACATCAGTATTTTTAATAAATTAAGAGGATAA
- the nuoL gene encoding NADH-quinone oxidoreductase subunit L has protein sequence MENLIYALILLPLAGFLVNGLFGKKMPKMVVGTIATLVVFAAFCIAVSLFAQFEADSQPVIVRAFEWFRVNGVQVNFSFQVDQLSLMMTMIITGIGSLIHLYSIGYMSHDKGFYKFFAYLNLFIFSMLLLVLGSNYLILFIGWEGVGLCSYLLIGFWYTNQEYGAAARKAFIMNRIGDLGMIMGILMIAYQTNAVDFLSVAQNSSKFELDSPIIIFITISLFIGAVGKSAQVPLFTWLPDAMAGPTPVSALIHAATMVTAGIYLVVRSNFLFSLAPSTMEVILFIGLLTALVAAFIGLRQNDIKKVLAYSTVSQLGFMFVALGVGAYTTAMFHLMTHAFFKALLFLGSGSVIHAMSGEQDMRFMGGLKKIIPVTHITFLIGTLAISGFPFLSGMISKDEILTSVYGNNPLLWGVLFIVATLTAIYMFRAYYLTFHGEFRGTEAQKAHLHESPKTMTIPLIILAALSIIGGFINLPHFIGHGEYAFLGEWLNNIYVYDTDLPTVPFGTEMILLSLTVIMFFTVWFVVKNIYVNKKKMALPDEKYTGWERLSNRKLYLDELNNAIIVRFIEGLGVGGNMFDKGVLNRFVDFIGSGAEDSGRAAKRLQNGNVENYVLIMSLAIGIILIVNFLLQ, from the coding sequence ATGGAAAATTTAATTTACGCATTAATACTTTTGCCACTTGCCGGGTTTCTTGTGAACGGACTTTTCGGGAAGAAGATGCCAAAAATGGTGGTCGGCACTATCGCGACACTGGTGGTATTCGCAGCTTTTTGTATCGCTGTAAGCCTTTTCGCCCAGTTTGAAGCAGATTCTCAGCCTGTTATTGTACGTGCTTTCGAATGGTTTCGGGTAAATGGTGTACAAGTGAACTTCAGTTTTCAGGTTGACCAGCTATCACTGATGATGACGATGATTATTACGGGCATCGGTTCGCTTATCCATCTTTATTCTATCGGTTATATGAGCCATGACAAAGGTTTTTATAAATTCTTTGCTTATCTTAACTTATTCATCTTCTCGATGTTACTGCTTGTACTTGGCAGCAACTATCTTATTTTATTCATCGGTTGGGAAGGGGTTGGCTTATGCTCTTACCTGTTAATTGGTTTCTGGTACACTAACCAAGAATATGGCGCGGCCGCCAGAAAGGCTTTTATCATGAACCGAATTGGTGATCTTGGGATGATTATGGGTATTCTGATGATTGCCTACCAAACCAACGCGGTAGATTTCCTTTCTGTAGCACAGAATTCATCAAAATTTGAGCTTGACTCACCGATCATTATCTTCATTACCATCAGTTTATTTATCGGTGCGGTAGGTAAATCCGCCCAGGTTCCTTTATTCACGTGGCTTCCAGATGCGATGGCTGGCCCAACACCGGTGTCTGCATTAATTCACGCGGCAACAATGGTGACCGCCGGTATTTATTTGGTGGTACGTTCCAACTTTTTATTCTCGCTGGCGCCATCCACTATGGAGGTGATCCTTTTCATCGGGTTGTTAACGGCTTTAGTAGCGGCATTTATCGGTCTTCGACAGAATGATATTAAGAAAGTGCTGGCCTACTCTACTGTTTCGCAGCTTGGCTTCATGTTCGTGGCATTGGGTGTTGGCGCTTATACTACTGCCATGTTCCATCTGATGACGCATGCTTTCTTCAAGGCATTGCTGTTCCTTGGTTCCGGCTCGGTGATCCATGCCATGAGTGGTGAACAGGATATGCGTTTCATGGGAGGTTTAAAAAAGATTATTCCTGTAACTCATATTACCTTCCTTATCGGTACGTTGGCGATTTCGGGCTTCCCGTTCCTTTCGGGGATGATCTCAAAAGATGAAATCTTAACCAGCGTGTATGGCAACAACCCCTTGCTTTGGGGTGTACTGTTCATCGTAGCTACTTTAACGGCTATCTATATGTTCCGTGCGTACTACCTTACTTTCCATGGGGAATTTCGCGGTACTGAAGCGCAGAAAGCTCACCTGCATGAAAGTCCTAAAACCATGACAATCCCGCTCATCATTCTTGCAGCCTTGTCAATCATCGGTGGTTTCATCAACCTTCCACATTTCATTGGCCATGGTGAATATGCCTTCCTTGGTGAATGGCTGAACAATATTTATGTGTACGATACAGATTTGCCTACTGTACCTTTCGGAACAGAGATGATTTTGCTGAGCCTTACCGTCATCATGTTCTTTACGGTTTGGTTTGTGGTGAAAAACATCTATGTGAATAAGAAAAAAATGGCTTTGCCTGATGAAAAATATACCGGCTGGGAAAGACTCTCGAACCGAAAACTATATCTTGATGAATTGAATAACGCGATCATCGTGCGTTTTATTGAAGGATTGGGTGTTGGTGGCAACATGTTCGACAAAGGTGTCCTAAACAGATTTGTTGATTTCATCGGTAGTGGTGCCGAAGATTCCGGGCGAGCGGCGAAACGTCTTCAGAACGGAAATGTAGAGAACTATGTGCTCATCATGTCTCTGGCTATCGGAATTATCTTAATTGTTAACTTTTTATTACAATAG
- a CDS encoding NuoM family protein: protein MSYLLLTFLLLPLVGSAVVFAWKNPASKLVALGFAFAQMFLTFYMLSGFDFKPTVDGVLQYEINYPWSQFIKSNLHFGIDGMSMVLLLLTNILTPLIILSSFNEKPGYRNTFYGLILLMQFGLIGVFTALDGLLFYIFWEVTLIPIWLIAGIWGQENKKIQFTTKFFVYTFVGSLFMLLGFIYVYTNSASFALTDMYNAELNATEQTVVFWFIFFAFAVKLPIFPFHSWQSDTYTYSPTQGTMLLSGIMLKMAVYGVLRYLLPVAPEPVLGISGKIVLVLAIVGIVHGALIAIAQNDSKRILAYSSLSHVGLMVAGIMASAILTMEGTLMIEGGEGALIQAFAHGINVTGLFYCADILYKRFKTRDIRQMGGLAKVAPKFAVLFMIILLGSVGLPLTNGFIGEFILIKSIFDLNKLAAVIAGLTMIFSAVYLFRFYGKAMFGEGDERVLASAEDLSAVEFSVLASLAVFVILLGLFPQPVIEMVGSPLKFIFTSMLN from the coding sequence ATGTCGTATCTCTTATTAACATTCCTTCTATTGCCTCTGGTAGGTTCTGCAGTAGTGTTCGCGTGGAAGAATCCCGCAAGTAAACTGGTGGCGCTGGGATTTGCATTTGCACAAATGTTCCTCACCTTTTATATGCTTTCCGGGTTTGATTTTAAGCCTACTGTAGATGGTGTTCTTCAGTATGAGATTAATTACCCGTGGTCTCAGTTTATAAAAAGTAACCTGCATTTCGGTATTGATGGCATGAGTATGGTGCTTTTGCTGCTTACGAACATCCTTACCCCATTAATCATTTTGTCTTCATTTAATGAGAAGCCTGGGTACAGAAACACGTTTTATGGTCTTATCCTGCTGATGCAGTTTGGCCTTATCGGAGTTTTCACTGCGTTGGATGGGCTTCTATTCTATATCTTCTGGGAAGTAACGCTGATACCGATTTGGTTAATCGCCGGAATTTGGGGGCAGGAGAATAAAAAAATACAGTTTACCACGAAGTTCTTCGTCTACACCTTTGTAGGGTCGCTGTTTATGTTGTTGGGTTTTATCTACGTTTACACCAACTCCGCCTCGTTTGCACTTACAGATATGTACAATGCTGAGTTGAACGCTACCGAACAGACGGTTGTTTTCTGGTTTATCTTCTTTGCGTTTGCTGTTAAACTCCCGATTTTCCCATTCCACTCCTGGCAGTCCGATACATATACTTACTCGCCGACACAAGGTACGATGCTCTTATCGGGTATCATGCTGAAGATGGCAGTATATGGCGTCTTAAGATATTTGCTTCCGGTGGCACCAGAACCTGTGTTGGGCATTTCAGGTAAAATCGTCCTCGTACTTGCGATTGTAGGGATTGTACACGGTGCGCTGATTGCCATCGCACAAAACGATTCCAAACGAATCCTCGCTTATTCTTCGCTCTCCCACGTAGGATTGATGGTGGCAGGTATTATGGCTTCCGCAATCCTTACCATGGAAGGTACACTAATGATTGAAGGGGGCGAAGGCGCTTTGATACAGGCATTTGCCCACGGTATCAATGTGACGGGACTTTTCTACTGTGCCGATATTCTATATAAAAGATTTAAAACCCGCGACATCCGTCAGATGGGTGGTTTAGCGAAAGTAGCTCCTAAATTTGCGGTACTTTTCATGATTATATTGCTGGGTTCGGTTGGTTTACCTTTAACAAATGGTTTCATTGGAGAATTTATCCTTATTAAATCCATTTTTGATCTTAACAAACTAGCCGCTGTCATCGCAGGTTTAACCATGATTTTCTCGGCGGTGTATCTGTTCCGTTTCTATGGCAAAGCCATGTTTGGGGAAGGTGACGAGCGCGTGTTGGCTTCCGCTGAAGACCTTTCTGCGGTAGAATTTTCGGTGCTTGCCTCTTTAGCGGTATTCGTTATTCTGCTGGGACTTTTCCCACAGCCGGTGATCGAAATGGTGGGCAGCCCACTGAAGTTTATTTTTACTTCTATGCTGAATTAA
- a CDS encoding NADH-quinone oxidoreductase subunit N yields the protein MSVLIIIFLTAVAALFAGVYEQGRFSRYISILGLLVAFYVSFLPEADFFAQYKSMFEYTANAALFTKVALVVTLLIFFLGGFAFSNHRSHQSELYALMLFALCGGIVLFGFQNLVTLFLGVEILSIPLYVLAGSNKTDLRSNEASIKYFLMGAFATGFLLFGIALVYGSSSSFDLYQIHEYSVNNPKDFIFAAGAVLMLAALAFKVSMAPFHMWSPDVYQGSPSLITTFMMSVVKISAFFAFFKVMTIGFSGITSAWVNIIGVLIIITLFLANTMGLAQSNAKRMLAYSSVSHVGYLALIFFGLNSLSAYNLAFYLFAYSLATIGVMMCLIWVEKLKRETSFNAFRGLAQTEPLLAVTAAIGMLSMAGIPLTAGFMGKFAIFAQAIKSTPFLVLIAILGSAISIAYYLRLIMAMFFPKESSFKTSERVPLTYNIVAVFIIIALVAFGIFPDLFARQFGL from the coding sequence ATGAGCGTTCTAATAATTATATTCCTTACCGCAGTGGCAGCGCTTTTTGCTGGGGTGTATGAACAAGGAAGATTCTCTAGATACATCAGCATCCTGGGACTTTTAGTGGCATTCTATGTAAGTTTCTTACCAGAGGCTGATTTTTTTGCCCAGTACAAATCGATGTTTGAATATACTGCCAACGCAGCCCTTTTCACGAAAGTTGCATTGGTGGTAACATTGCTGATTTTTTTCCTGGGCGGCTTTGCGTTCAGTAATCACCGCAGCCATCAGTCGGAACTGTATGCACTGATGCTTTTCGCTTTGTGCGGAGGGATTGTACTGTTTGGTTTTCAAAATTTGGTGACGTTATTTCTTGGTGTAGAAATTCTTTCTATCCCGTTATATGTACTGGCAGGAAGTAACAAGACCGACCTGCGTTCCAATGAAGCCTCCATCAAATATTTTCTGATGGGCGCGTTTGCAACAGGATTCCTGCTTTTTGGTATCGCGTTGGTTTATGGAAGCTCCAGCAGTTTTGATCTGTACCAAATCCATGAATATTCGGTAAATAACCCTAAAGATTTCATTTTTGCCGCGGGTGCAGTGCTGATGTTGGCTGCCTTGGCGTTTAAAGTTTCGATGGCGCCGTTCCATATGTGGAGCCCGGATGTTTACCAGGGGTCACCTTCATTAATCACCACTTTCATGATGTCTGTGGTAAAGATTTCCGCGTTCTTTGCTTTCTTTAAAGTGATGACAATAGGATTTTCAGGCATTACCAGTGCTTGGGTTAATATTATCGGGGTATTGATTATTATTACGTTATTCCTAGCGAATACCATGGGACTTGCCCAAAGTAACGCTAAAAGAATGCTGGCTTACTCCTCTGTATCACACGTAGGTTATCTTGCGCTTATTTTCTTCGGTCTCAACAGCCTTTCTGCCTATAATTTAGCATTCTACCTATTTGCTTATTCATTGGCAACTATTGGTGTCATGATGTGCCTGATTTGGGTGGAAAAACTAAAGCGCGAAACCTCATTCAACGCGTTCCGGGGTCTTGCTCAGACAGAACCTTTATTGGCGGTAACCGCAGCCATAGGCATGCTATCGATGGCCGGTATTCCATTGACAGCAGGTTTTATGGGTAAGTTCGCGATCTTTGCGCAGGCGATCAAGTCGACACCATTCCTGGTGCTTATTGCGATCTTAGGCTCTGCGATTTCAATCGCTTACTACCTGCGGCTGATTATGGCGATGTTCTTCCCGAAAGAAAGCAGTTTTAAGACGTCTGAAAGAGTGCCGTTAACTTATAATATTGTAGCAGTATTTATCATTATAGCTTTGGTAGCGTTCGGGATTTTCCCAGATCTTTTCGCCCGCCAGTTCGGACTTTGA
- a CDS encoding FUSC family protein: MGKSKERRVVIMKRRFRHTFREYARSFVEIKQTERRWHFPLLAGICVGLCVFTGWLVGKPYFGNIACMGALTILYFTHASLEKRITHLIFCAFGMTLSFIIGLLFSFNPWFSALSLAFVAFQAHLITSYFDIPPPRNFFFIMACAVATNIDHNLGLLPTHVGLFAMGSILAVVLAFLYSVYIAKHVVDIPRMTPRKSRYTKTVESIILAVALGAALLVGYAVDEGSPYWIPVSALAVLQGKDLTHTSQRNLHRIFGTFLGLGLTWFIFSTQPTALALIFILASLQFLTEMMIVRNYLLAAIFITPMTIILAETAGVQYLDIDTLMYSRLVDTIIGSMIGFAAGLFLHNKDVIAFLEKKFRGTKILLKKI; the protein is encoded by the coding sequence ATGGGAAAAAGCAAAGAAAGACGTGTTGTAATCATGAAAAGGAGGTTTCGGCATACCTTCCGAGAGTATGCAAGATCGTTTGTCGAAATCAAGCAGACGGAACGCAGATGGCATTTCCCGCTTTTAGCGGGGATTTGCGTAGGGCTTTGTGTGTTCACTGGCTGGCTTGTGGGTAAACCTTATTTCGGGAATATTGCCTGCATGGGCGCACTTACCATTCTGTATTTTACACACGCTTCACTTGAAAAACGGATTACACATTTAATATTTTGTGCGTTTGGGATGACGCTATCTTTCATCATTGGGCTTCTGTTCAGTTTTAACCCGTGGTTCAGTGCCCTTTCACTGGCATTTGTGGCTTTTCAGGCACATCTAATCACCTCTTATTTTGATATTCCGCCGCCGCGGAATTTCTTTTTTATCATGGCTTGCGCCGTTGCGACTAATATTGACCATAATCTTGGTCTGTTGCCCACGCACGTTGGGCTTTTCGCGATGGGCTCCATACTCGCTGTAGTTTTGGCGTTTTTATATTCCGTATATATCGCAAAGCATGTGGTGGATATCCCACGAATGACACCCCGGAAATCACGTTACACAAAAACCGTCGAAAGTATTATTCTTGCGGTTGCGCTGGGTGCGGCATTGCTGGTAGGTTATGCCGTGGACGAAGGCAGCCCTTACTGGATACCCGTCTCTGCGCTGGCCGTATTGCAGGGGAAGGACCTTACACACACATCACAGCGGAATTTGCACCGGATCTTCGGCACTTTTTTAGGGCTTGGGCTTACCTGGTTTATCTTCAGTACCCAACCTACAGCATTGGCATTGATATTTATCCTGGCTTCTCTGCAGTTCCTTACAGAAATGATGATCGTAAGAAATTATCTGCTGGCAGCCATCTTTATTACGCCGATGACGATCATTCTGGCCGAAACAGCAGGTGTGCAATATCTGGATATCGACACGCTGATGTATTCGCGCTTGGTGGATACCATTATCGGTAGCATGATAGGTTTTGCAGCGGGTCTATTCCTTCACAACAAAGATGTAATTGCTTTCCTGGAAAAGAAATTCAGAGGTACCAAGATATTGTTGAAGAAGATTTAG